Proteins found in one Subtercola endophyticus genomic segment:
- a CDS encoding helix-turn-helix transcriptional regulator, whose amino-acid sequence MESAIALYTLSETAKRLRKSDAQLRWMIHQGTAPKSALIGGRRMFRESDVVDFINKAFAEDVA is encoded by the coding sequence TTGGAATCAGCAATTGCGCTGTACACGCTGAGCGAGACGGCCAAGCGTCTTCGTAAATCGGACGCCCAACTCCGATGGATGATTCACCAGGGCACCGCTCCCAAGTCGGCGCTCATCGGCGGTCGAAGAATGTTCCGGGAGTCCGATGTGGTCGACTTCATCAACAAGGCGTTCGCTGAGGATGTCGCGTGA
- a CDS encoding helix-turn-helix transcriptional regulator, whose translation MENEVDAEDLTAAVDRSFARNVKRMRERVGWSQLELAQRLSEIGVPGFHQTTVARIESGQRALRASEAIAVARLLECRVEDLAESSNMAELRESRQYLNDRIKQLRDAAQELTHARMLTAMQLDRKYPYSKSGDLDEYRRTILANDVDDFLFGYVEETLLDNSDPVDIVEENVRVQHEEWRTGLTPWVMSRMLLLAESMMTVGWRGLVVNEKFESSDDDFERDVLVHFGEIDGEHREGADWLGLVVNDKTDTKQRF comes from the coding sequence ATGGAAAACGAAGTAGATGCGGAAGATCTGACAGCAGCCGTAGACCGCAGTTTCGCCCGCAACGTAAAGCGCATGCGTGAGCGTGTCGGATGGTCGCAACTCGAGCTGGCTCAACGCCTTTCGGAGATCGGTGTGCCCGGATTTCATCAAACGACCGTCGCCCGGATCGAGAGCGGACAGCGCGCTCTACGAGCCTCGGAAGCAATCGCCGTCGCTCGACTACTCGAATGCCGCGTGGAGGACTTGGCGGAGTCCTCGAACATGGCCGAACTACGAGAGTCGAGACAATATCTGAACGATCGCATCAAGCAGCTTCGCGACGCCGCCCAGGAGCTAACGCATGCGCGGATGCTTACGGCGATGCAATTGGATCGCAAGTATCCCTATTCGAAATCCGGGGACTTGGACGAGTATCGCCGAACTATCTTGGCGAACGACGTCGACGACTTCCTTTTCGGATATGTCGAGGAGACACTCCTCGACAACTCAGATCCCGTCGATATTGTCGAAGAGAATGTTCGAGTCCAGCATGAAGAATGGCGCACTGGATTGACCCCATGGGTGATGTCGCGAATGCTGCTGCTCGCCGAAAGCATGATGACCGTGGGTTGGCGTGGACTGGTTGTCAATGAGAAATTCGAGTCCAGCGACGATGATTTCGAACGCGATGTCCTCGTCCATTTCGGCGAAATCGATGGCGAGCATCGTGAAGGGGCCGATTGGCTTGGTCTTGTCGTCAACGACAAGACAGATACCAAGCAGCGCTTCTGA